The Rhodopseudomonas palustris genome window below encodes:
- the pth gene encoding aminoacyl-tRNA hydrolase — protein sequence MRLFVGLGNPGTKYRDNRHNIGFMVIDEIARRHGFSPWRRRFQGETADGTLDGERITLLKPLTYMNESGRAVQEATSFYKIGHGEVAVFHDEIELPPAKVRVKVGGGIAGHNGLRSISAHIGNDYLRVRLGVGHPGVKDMVHGHVLGDFAKSERPWVEALCEIAADNAGLIAKGKDATFANKVHLAMQARGFLDNEKGAVGNKQ from the coding sequence ATGCGCTTGTTTGTCGGGCTGGGCAATCCCGGGACGAAGTACCGGGACAACCGGCACAACATCGGGTTCATGGTCATCGACGAGATCGCACGGCGTCATGGCTTCTCGCCATGGCGCCGTCGCTTTCAGGGCGAGACCGCCGACGGCACGCTGGACGGCGAGCGGATCACGCTGTTGAAGCCGCTCACCTACATGAACGAGTCCGGCCGCGCCGTGCAGGAAGCGACGAGCTTCTACAAGATCGGGCACGGCGAGGTCGCGGTGTTCCACGACGAGATCGAACTGCCGCCGGCGAAAGTGCGGGTCAAGGTCGGCGGCGGCATCGCCGGGCACAACGGCCTGCGCTCGATCTCGGCGCATATCGGCAACGATTATCTGCGGGTGCGGCTGGGCGTCGGCCATCCCGGGGTGAAGGACATGGTCCACGGCCACGTGCTCGGCGATTTCGCCAAGAGCGAGCGGCCCTGGGTCGAGGCGCTGTGCGAGATCGCCGCCGACAATGCCGGCCTGATCGCCAAGGGCAAAGACGCCACCTTCGCCAACAAGGTGCATCTGGCGATGCAGGCCAGGGGATTTTTGGATAACGAGAAGGGCGCGGTCGGCAACAAACAGTAA